cttgaacctgggaggtggaggttgtaatgagccaagatcgtgccactgtactacagcctaggtgacggagcgagactctgtctcaaaataaataggctgggtacggcggctcatgcctgtaatcccagcactttgggaggccgaggtgggtggatcacctgaggtcaggagttcgagaccagcctggccaacatggtgaaaccccatttctactaaaaatacaaaaattatccaggcatggtggcatgtgcctgtaatcctagctgctcagaaggctgaggtaggagaatcgcttggacccaggaggcagaggttgtagtgagccaagatcgagccattgcactccagcctgggtgacaaaagggAAACTCCGTCCCcccgaaaaataaataaataaacaatttcttttaaaaagaataggatggcagaaaaggaagagagCTGGGGAAATTTGGTGACTAGCGGCATGAGGAGGGGAATTTGGTTCTGAAAGAGCAGGGAGTGTTTCAGTAGACAGGGAAGTGTGTAAGAAGCCCCCACAGCAGATTTTTAACGCCTTAGGGTCCTGAGGAGTGGAGTGACATGCTGTCTTTGTCACTCACCCCCCTGAAGCCGGGCCTTCTCCGCCTGCTGGTAGATTCCGAAGAGGAAGCGGAAGCTGAAGTCCTTTAGCCGGCTGAGACGCTGCATGGTTTGGGGTGAGGCCCAGGGCGGCAGGTGCAGCCCGTGCGTTTGCTGTATATCGCAGCGGGCAGGTTAGCGCCCCAGGCCTAGGCCAGCCTCTCCAGGGGGCAGCTCTCTTCCCCAGTGGGAaggtgcctgtgtgtgtgagggagggagaggagacagaggcagaggggcTGGAACTAGGAGACATGGCAGACGGTGTGGATGCTGCAGGGCACAGGAAAGGAAGCTCAGGCACAAAAAGTGAGACTCAGCAGAAAGGAGCTTTGGGTGGAGAGCAGCAGGGACTGCTGACAATTAATAAACCATTTCCCACTCTGAGGATCTCTGTCACCCGTGAGGGAAGTTCCCGTGTTTCACAAGCACAACCTCCCTGGACCTCCCCAGGGGCGTGACGGTATCAGGCACTGTGTTCTACCGTCCTGGTGACCTGGGCCTGCTGAGGGGAAAAAGAGTGATCACAGTGGGCACTCTAGTGGGCTCACCTCACAGAAGAGTGTGTCATAGACATTCCAGACAGTCTCCAGTGTCAGGTCTGTAAGCCCTGTCTCGTTGGCCACCATGTCCAGAAATTGCTATGAAAAATGGATCAGGATCTCAGTGCTTTTGTGGGgaaaagacagtgtggcgacCTCCACCTCTGCCCCTACTCACTGCATTCCGAGAACTCTCGTTCTGATATTCTGGTGTCTTCCGGGTCTCATTCTGCAGCTGCTCATAACGGGGACATGGGCCCAACGGGAACTTCAGCAGCTGTAGAGCGAAGCGGGGAAACAGGCAGTGGGAAAAGGAGCCTGGCATCAGCAGGCACACGGCCACAGCTGTCCCCTCACCATCCCAGGGAAGGGCTGGCCACTCTCACCCTGTCCTCAGTGATGGGCACAGTGTGCACAGGGATAGGCTGCCACGAGATGTTCGGGTTGAAGCGCTGCATCCCGTTGGGAGGGAAGAGTCCAGCCAGGTTGGCCTCAGCACTCATGAGAGTCCGGTCAAAGTCTGTGCTTCGCACATAAACCTGCAGAGATAGCAACAcaagtcgtgtgtgtgtgtgtgtgcgcgtgtgtgtgcgtgcgcgcgcgtgTGGTGGGGAAGTTTTGGTCACCCTggagtcgtgtgtgtgtgtgtgcgcctgcgCACGTGCGTGTGTGGTGGGGAAGTTGTGGTCACCCTGAAGTggagccgtgtgtgtgtgtgtgttgtgtgtgtgtgtgtgtgtgtgtgtgtggtgggaagtCCTGGTCACCCCAAAGTGGAGCCCCGGGGGAGAACCTGTTCTTGAGGGTCACCCAGCAAACTGTAAACCTACCATGCATCTGGCCCTCACCCCCTCTGGCCTCTGGCCTTCCCCATCCCCCAAACACTCCACTGGGGGTTGTCACCACTCTGTGAAGAACTCCTGTGGGAATGGCCTTAATTGAATACCCCTTTCTCCCAGTCAAAAGTGCTGAGTCAATCAGTAAGGCTCTCTGGTCTGTCTGGTTTCATAACAACACCTCTCTCCTTGTCTAGATCAGGGTCCTTGGGGCAGAAACTGGCTCCAGTGATGACCCTTAGAGACCAGggagaaaaaataagataaaggtCTGGGCctggtgtctcacgcctataaacccagcactttgggaggccaatgcaggaggatcgcttcaggccaggagctcaagaccagcctgggcaacatagtgagaccctgtcagctacttgggaggctgaggcaggaggatcacttgagcctaggagtttgaggctgcagtgagctatgattaagTCACTGTGCtacagtttgggtgacagagtgagacccctttaaaatatatgtatatattttgggccaggcacagtggctcacgcctgtaatcccagcactttaggaggccgaggcgggcagatcagctgaggtcaggagttcgagaccagcctggccaacatggttaaatcctgtctctactaaaaatacaaaaattagctaggcatggtggcatacacctgtaatcccagctactcgggaagctgagacaggagaatcgcttgaacccaggaggcggaggttgcagtgagccaagatcatgtcactgcactccagcctgggcaacacagcaagactccatctcaaaataaataaataaataaataaacaatattttgaagAGCTTATTCAGAGATAGTGGCTCAtgaaaagggaggaggaaacTGGGGAAGGACAAGCTCAGGACAGAgctgggccttaagggaacaatTAACAATATCTAGGGACTCTTGACACAGCTGAGGCTGACAGTGGTAACCAGAGGAATAGCTTCCCCCATCCCTGGGGTAGGGCAAGGACTCAAGGAGCAGGCACACTCGCCAGTCCTCCCTGATGTGCCCTAGGAACGTAGCGTGACCTGGCGTGGCAGACAGGGCTCGAAGACCTCATCTTGATCAAGGAAAGACAAGCCCTATCTACGTGCGTCTTCCCCGCTGTCTTTCATCTTGGCCCTGTCTGGTTTATCATCAGATACCCCCACAACATTctaagctccatgaagacagagaTCATATCTGTATGGTGCACCACTGAATGCAAAGTGCTAGCATAGTTCTTGGCCTTTaatgggtactcaataaatgtcttgGATGGAAAGCCTGTGATTTCAAAGAGTCAGAAAACACTTTGCCAGGCCCGTCTATAAGACTGAATTTGGATGCTTAATCAGGTTTGCCTCTTCCTAGCCAAGCAGGGGCAACTCAGCTCCTAGGGTTTTGTTCTAGACAGCTCTCAGATGCCTTTTCCTGTAGTTGTAACCAAAAATACAAGAAGGAGGCCAAAGTGCCCAGCCTCAGCCTTAGGCTCCCTGAGAGCAAAAGATGAGGGCAGCATACCCCATTCCCCTTGCCTCTGGAGCTCCCAAGCTTACCTCTTGCCGGTGATAAGAGGTGTTTAGGAAGCCATGATAGCGCTGCCGCAGGGCCTGGCCCAGCTCCCAGTGCTGTAGCATCCCCTCCTGTGGGCAAACCCAAAAGTTAAGAGGGTCTAGAGGGAAGGGGTGGCTCACAAGCCCCATGGGGTTTAGGCCCTGTTGCTTTCCAGGTTTACCCTTTGCTGGAGTCAATTAATCTGATCCCAGAAGTCTTTCATTAAGTGGCCAGTCATGCACGGCAATATCATGGGCACAGAGGTTAAGGTTATGAAATCTGGTCAAAGTCAGCACCCATATGGGAAAAGGCAGTTTAGTAAGGCCCCAAGTTCTGTAGCCTGCTCTAGACATCACTCATTCTACAGCTCATCCTGAGGAAAGGCTGGCTTCTGACCCACCTTGGTTAATTGACCAAACCCCTGGGGCCATTCTTCTTCCTGGTAGGGGTCCTTGGGATATGTCTTCACTGGTGAACGGTCTCCATGGCGGTACAGCTGAGGGAAGAAAATGGTTTGTCTATAGGTCAGAAGCATCTCGATAGGGACCCAGAGCCTACCTTTTGCCTCATGTTAGGGAAGGAAGTCTCATTCCCTTTGGGAAGCCTACTCGCTGCAAAAGACCCCAGTTAGGAGTCAGTCACTTCTTCCAGATTCCAGACACTCTAACTTGGCTAAGCAATGCCACTGGAGACCACAGGCAAAGCCAAGGTACAGGTGGTAAGGGAAAAGAGAAGTGAAAGCAACATATGTGGTGGGGACAACTGAGGAAAAAAGACAACCAAAGGCTTCTTTAGGGATGAGTCTTAACCATTCAACTACTTCCCTGTCTCAGGGCAGATTCACCCCGACCTATTCGGTCACTCTGACCCCCATAACCCAGGGCTCCACGTCAATCCTGAACCCAGCCTCCCAACTACACAGGCCAGTCGTCCTCTCCTAAACCAGCTGTTCCTTCCCAAGATCCCCGACCCCCACCAGCTGGCCTTTGCCCTTCTAGCTTCAGGGAACTCTTTGGTGACCCCATTTCTCATTACCAAGGTAACGAAGCGCAGACTCCGGGCCTGGGTGGGCGGCATCACCATCAGGTTCGCGCCGAGAAGGAGCTGGAGGAGAGCCGCACGGCTCCAGCCGGACCGCTTGCCCGCCATCACCGTTGTAATCTATGCAGCAAAGAAGCTGGAACCCGCTGGGTGGCACCTGCAAGCAGCCGCCCGGACGCACTCGTAAGGACACACGCCGGAAGTGCGCTCGCCGCCATCTTACTTAGGGACgagctggggttgggggagaaggCGCAATCTCGGTGGGAATGCGTGCAGGAGGGTCGCGACCTGGCTGTGGCGGAGGAGCGTAGGCATGTAGCCCGACGTGGCGAGGCAGACAGGTCTCGAAGACCTCATCTTGATCAAGAAGGCATTAAGTTCGCGTTTGCCTCTGCTAGGAGAAATCCCTTACCAAGGTGGCGCTTGCAGTGGGCGGGACCATGTCCTGGAAAGCGAGCGTCCCCTCCAGCCAGGGTGCTTCCGGGCTTGACCCCATAGCTAGAGCGGGTGCAGAGTTGAGGCGAGGGACGGAAAAGCAGAGGTCGCTTCTCTCCATGCCCCTGCCTTTGGGGTGGATTGAGCCCTGGCCCTGTTTTCTAGGAGAGGTTTTGCTTGGGGTGCAGGGCATAGTATATAAACAACCCTTTGGATTTCCTGTGTCCTTGAGGTTGCCTCCAGTCTAGCCTGCCCCGCACGAAGCTTCAGTAGCCCTTTCACTTTCCCTTCCAGTCCTTTCCCTgacctccctcccctccacttcCAAGTTTTAGTTAATTAGAGTCAAGACGTCATGCCTCTTCCCAAAGGAGTTGTGTTGCACAGGATGTTCAGACTTTCCAAACCCAAAGCACTGAATCCCTAGGGGAGGAATTTCAGACCAGTGGGGAGGTATTTTGAGGTAAGGGGCAGGCGCGTATCATAAAGTGGGAGTACATGCGGTTTACACAGAATCAGTGGCCCTCTTGGCATTGACCGTTAGGATTCAGGTGCAGCCAGTTTGGCCTCAGGACTTTGTGACTAATATGACGGTTGCAGAAGGTCAGATCGTAGGTCCTGGGGATGTTTTGATTCAGATCTGCCTACTGGAAGCAAATCTCCTCAGATCTTTGGGAAACAAAACTGATCAGGCTTGGGCTGGGCACCGTGgttctcctgtaatcccagcactttgagaggccgaggcaggcagatcacctgaggtcaggaattcgaaaccagcctggccaacgtggcgaaaccccatctctactaaaaataataataatttaaaaatagctgggtgtggtggcgtgctcctgtaatcccagctactcaggaggctgaggcaggagaatcgcttgaactcggaaggtggaggttgcagtgagccgagataacaccactgcactccagcctgtgcgacaaagcaagactctgtctcaacaaaaaaaaaaacctgattagGCTTGGTGTGGttgctcacgtttgtaatcccagcactttgggaggctagggtgggaagattgcttgagcccaggagttcgagaccagcctgagcagcttACGAAGagctcatctctacagaaaaaaaaaaaagtttaaaaattagctgggtgtggtggcacacacctgtggtcctaggtcctcaggaggctgaggtgggaggatcaccttgagcctgggaggttgaggctaaaGTGAGCCATCATGGTGcgactgcattccagtctggacggcagagcaagactgtgtctcaaaaaaacaaaaagaaaagaaaaaaagatcagaatTAGCTGTCCTTATTTTGCCCTAGGACTCCAgtttcaa
The genomic region above belongs to Papio anubis isolate 15944 chromosome 12, Panubis1.0, whole genome shotgun sequence and contains:
- the ACP2 gene encoding lysosomal acid phosphatase → MAGKRSGWSRAALLQLLLGANLMVMPPTQARSLRFVTLLYRHGDRSPVKTYPKDPYQEEEWPQGFGQLTKEGMLQHWELGQALRQRYHGFLNTSYHRQEVYVRSTDFDRTLMSAEANLAGLFPPNGMQRFNPNISWQPIPVHTVPITEDRLLKFPLGPCPRYEQLQNETRKTPEYQNESSRNAQFLDMVANETGLTDLTLETVWNVYDTLFCEQTHGLHLPPWASPQTMQRLSRLKDFSFRFLFGIYQQAEKARLQGGVLLAQIRKNLTLMATTSQLPKLLVYSAHDTTLVALQMALDVYNGEQAPYASCHIFELYQEDSGNFSVEMYFRNESDKAPWPLSLPGCPHRCPLQDFLHLTEPVVPKDWQQECQLASGPADTEVIVALAVCGSILFLLIVLLLTVLFRMQAQPPGYRHVADGEDHA